TGGAATCACTAACCTCTGGAAATATGACCTCCCGCAAGGCTATCGATTGCTTTACTCGATAACTGGCTCTGATCCAGCACCTATTGCAATCATCATATCATGGATGAACCACAAAGAATATGAGAGGATCTTCAAGTATTAGAGAAATCCATGAGCATCTTCTGGCGCTTGCCATCAAAAGAGATGATAGGTTTTTGCGAGGTTAAACACACTATGCGCGAAGCACCGAACCCCTGTTTTCGTAATTTAGAACTTAAACACAATTGAGCTTAACAAACATCAGGAGAGCGACTGCCCGCAATGCCCCCGAACCGCACTAAAAAAAGCATTCTGACCCAAAGCCGATGCTTCCCGCACAGAGCCATAATCCAAGAAAAATTTATATATCCAGCATTGAAAAATACAACACATGAAAGTAATACATACTCTGATCATCTTGTCAACCATCATATCAATGGTCCTTTCAATGGCCATCCTCTATGGATGCCAGCCAAGTGAAGTGATCCCTGCCCAAAAAATCATAAAATGCTCAAGACTGGCTGATTCCTATTCACCCTGCCCAGAAGGATATTTCTGCTATGAAAGCATTGCAGGAGGAAACAGCCCCGCAGGACAAGTGCCACAGGAAAGCATAGGCGGGGACAAAATCTGCCACAAGATATGCACAACTGACTCTGACTGCGATGGCAGATGCAGAACAGTCGATATACTGACAGATGATTACAGTGAGAAATACCAACTATGCTTTGAATCCTGACATACTGGCCAGCTTCTTTGGATCAGACAATACCAATGCTTAGCCATGATTTAATCACTTGCATGTGAATACCTTCCTGGTATCAGTATTAAATACTGAATCCTGATGACATGACCGAATGACACTGCTTGGAAGGCTCACAAACCGGAATCCGCTGGACATATTGGGAGAAGGAAGCGAAGAGCTCCAGAAGATATACAAGAAATTCCCTGCACTGAAGGAGCTGGCATGCTCCAGCTTCTACTTCGGGCTGTTCCGCGGCCTGATGGAGCTTTCAGTGGCGACGAAGCTGTACATGAACATGCCGGAGACAGGGATCCTCAGCATGCTGACAGGAATATCATTCGATGTGCCAGGCAATTATTTCGGAGAAGTGAAAGGCAATGAGTTCCTCAATGAGAACGCAATCCCGATCAACCCTAGCTACAGGGTCTCGAAGCTGAAGGAGAAGCACTGCGGCTTCCTGAAATCAGGCGGGCTCGAGAGCAGGATAAGGCTCGAAGAGCATCTCAGGAAGAATCATTTCAAGAGCGACAAGGAATTCGAATCAAGATACCTGCAGAAATATGACTCTATCGCAAAAGCACTGAAGACCGACCCGCCGGAAAAGAGAACCAACAGCATCGCAGGCATACTCTTCGGAAGGTCCCAGGCACCTGAAAAGGATGCGACGCTGAATGAACTGCTTCATGAATTCTCATCATCAACCCTTGACCCCAATGCAGTGGATGCCGGAATGAAAGATCTCTACGGGCAGATCTCGGCAATACCCCCAAATATACCGACATCAAGCAGGCTCTGGACAAGAGGGAGATATATGGACCTTGTCAGGGCGCTCAAGAGCGTGATCCAGCACGGGTACTATGAAGAGATGGATGTAGAGCTCAGTATCCTGAAAGATGCCAAAGACTCCATAAAGGGGATCCGTGAAGGCAAGAAACCCAGGAAAGAGGACATCGAGCACATCATCAGGCTTTCAAAAGAATATCTTGCATTCGCACTCACGAGCCAGAAGTACTCCCACGACGAAAGCATGGAATTGCAGACCGAGGGCATCTCCACAGACGAGAAGACCCGCGCCATGAAGAGGCTGCTGAAACGGGCTTCCTCAGGAGAGATAGCCGGATCGGATCTTGATGAGCTGTCCTTGTACATAACAGCAAGGGAGAACGCCATAAGGAAAGCAGGAGTCTCTGAAAGGAGGATCTACTGCTCTGCGAGCGACGCTGTCAGGAAGTTCATCGAGGAGCCCCTGAATGACCACACGAGGAGCATCAACAGGGAAGAGATGAAGCAGATAATGGACATATGCTTCAGCGAGGCGAGGAGAGTGACGAAATATGAGATAGGATCGCATGCCCTGCTGTTCGGCATGCTCGGAGCAAGCATATGGAACCCATTGCTCTTCGGAGGCAGGGCAGCCAACATCTTCGGATGGGGCCTGCCGATAGCGGCAAGGTCATTTGTCGACAGCTACTGCTCGACAAAAGGGGGGAGGGTGCTGACGAACGCCCTTACGCAGATATTCTTCGACGCATTCAAGAAAGAGGGCATAAACACCGGCAGCGTGATGAATGAATATGACTCCCTTGTGTCCCAGGCATACCACAGGGGATACATGTTCTCGATGGGCAGCTCATTGGCCGTGAACTATTTCGCGACCCTGGCCAACAGGATGGAAGCACTGTACATACCTATCGGGGCTGCAACAATATTCTTTGCCCTGGCATACAGCAAATGGTACTCGAGCATACGGAACCTGGAATCACAGATATACAGCAATGCAAGATTCATCGGATAGTGTCATCGGATCAGAATTTCAGGAGCCGCACACGACCCACTGGACAGGCTGACAATGGGTATTTATACCTGCTGAGCACTATAATCTGATGGCATTGATAGGTCTCAGAGGGTCGAACCACGACCTACTGCTGCGGGCATTCGAAAAAAGGAGCCTGATACTGGACTGCGCAAACTGTGCGAATCCGCATAGCCTGTTCCCTGAGATACCTTATGAGAAATTCCACGATGTATTTGTGCTGGAAGTCGAGATAATATACAAATTCAGGGACACTCTAAAGGAGATGGACCGGATAATGCAGAGCATCAGGGCAGAAAGACTCATTGTGACACCATTTGACAGACTGTTCTATTATGACGATGAGAAAGAGAGAGAAAATGTACTGGAACATGCATGGGAACTCATGAAAGGCATCTCAAAGAGATACGATGTTTATGTCGGGGTGAAAAAACAGGAGGATAACGCAAGAAGATACTGCGATAAGGTGATCTGATTTGGGGCACACAGTATGGAGCAACAGGATAGTCGTAGACATAATGCTGAATGAGCTGAAGAGCTTCGGCAAGGCGCTGCGCAAAGAGGACAGGGAGATATTCGAGAGACTCCTCAAGAAACCACTGAAGCACTTCGGCTCGATAACATATGCAAGCAGCATCCATGCTTGGGCGTTCATACTTATCTGCGTGATGCTTGAGCAGGAGAAGAGGATAAGAGATATCGAGGATAAACATGAGAGCATGGCTGATGGATGCATACAGGAGGAAGAACTCGATAGTATTATGGCTGAAGACACCTGAGAACATACAGATTGAGAGAGAATTCAAGACAGAGATATACCTGAACATACAAGAAGAATCCACAGAACTTCTCAGGAAAGAACGGATGCCCTATATTGTCGTTCAGAAGAAGACATACATGAGAGAATGGAAGAGCGTGTATTCCGTTCCTGTCTACAGGCTTGACCAATATGAAAGAATAGTGAGGTGGATAGAATACAAGACAAGGCACCGACTTCCGATGTACAATGCAGACATAGCGCCAGAACAGCACTATCTCTATGAGAATGACCTTCGTCCATGCAGTGCAGTGGAGATCAGCGGGTCAAGGATAACCCCATTGAAGACAGATGAGACAGCAGTGATGAAGGTCATGAGAGTGAAAGTCATCTCTTCAGGCGATGTCAGGCAGAGCACAGAGATGCAGGTCAAAGAGATAATAGCAGACAGGAACAGATACCAGGGGAAGGAAGAAGTGATACTGCATGAGTTCGCAGAATATTTCAAGAGAGAGGACCCGGATGTTGTTGTCATGCAATATGGATTCTCAAGGCTCCCCTATCTTGTGAAAAGGATGGAAGGGCATGGTATTGGATGCCCGTTCCACCGCTGGGACCCTAAAGAGATAAAATACAAAGGAGGGAAATCATTCTACAGCTACGGCAATGTCAGATACAGGGATTTTGCAGTCCGTCTTAATGGACGTTTCCTCATCGATACATCCTCCATGCTGGCAAGCGAATGCTCAGTGGACGGCATAGCAGAGCTGAGCTATCTCTCAGGAGTCCGCTTCCAGCAGATAGCATCGAGGAGCTTCGGAGCAGTTTTCCAGGGATCACTGGTGCGGCATATGATACAGCAAGGCATCCTGGTCCCATTCAAGGAGAAGCCAGTAGAGAAGCCGATGAGCATGTTCCAATTATTGAAGTCAGACAGGAGCGCACACACATATGACCCCAAGGTCGGGATGCACCATGATGTTGCAGAGATAGATTTCTCGTCGATGTTCCCATGGCTCATCTTCAACCATAATATAAGTGCAGAGACGATACTGTCAGACAAAGGGCCGTTCGACAAGGTGCCTGGCATACCAGTGAGAGTATCATTGCAGCACAAAGGATTTGTGCCACTTGCGATAAAACCACTGCTCGATCGCCGTATGGAATACAAGAAGAATCCGACACGGGTCAACAAGGAGAGAGCAGTAGGCCTGAAATGGGTGCTTGTGACAAGCTATGGCTACCTGCGCTTCAGGGAATTCAAGCTCGGAGTGGCAAGCTCCCACATGGCCATATGCGCGTATGCAAGAGAAGTGCTGCTCAAGGCAGCGAAGCTTGCAGAAGACAGGGGCTTTGAGATAGTGCATGGCATAATCGACTCGCTCTACATAAAGAAGAAAGGAGTGCAAGCTGATGAGGTCAAGGAGTTCTGCGAAGAGCTGCACCAGATAACAGGGATACCGATAAGCTTTGAGGGGATATTCAAGTGGATATGCTTCCTGCCGAGCGTGAATGACAATTATAGGCCAGTGCCCACAAGATTCTATGGAATATTCGACAATGGTGATGTGAAAGCAAGAGGGATCGAGGTGAGGCAGAGGAGCTGTCCGCTGATTGTGAAATATTTCCAGCAGAAGGTCCTGGAGAATATGGCAGGATGCGGGAATGAAGAGGAGATAAAGCAGATGATACCAGCATTCTACAGGATGCTCAGGAATACAGTGGACAGATTAGAAGAGCTTGATGCAGACTGGCTTGCAAGCTCAGTGTGTGCCGCGACATCTGACTACAAGCATGAGATAAGCCAGAAGAAAGCAGTCAGAGAGCTCAAGAAGAAAGGCATAAGAGTCATGCCAGGGCAGAAGATAAGCTACATCTATGGAAAACATGGGATAGTGCTTCCAGAAGATTATGACATGAATCCTGATGTCATGCAGTACAGGAGACTCCTGATCAGGGCACTATATTCAGTGCTGCAGGTGTTCGGCATAACAAAAGAAGAGATCCGAGAAGGTATCATGGATGAGATGCAGACAAGGATAATGTGCATCCCGATGAGAAAGGATTTCAAGAACAGGCGAGGATTATCAGAAAAAGAGCTGAGAAGGAGGCTTGAAAGGCATGGATGGCTTGTCTGGAGAGGGGACATGCTCGCTGCGATACGCACAAGAGAGCTGTATCCGAATGTCGAGAGAAAATATAAGATGCTGACTGATCTGCTTGAAAGGCATCACCCAGGCAGACTCGAAGAGCTACAGTACATATGCGCTGTGCATCATGGGATGCCAGATTTCCTCTGCTACAGGGATTGCAGGTTCAAATTCGTGGAATGCAAGCTCGAATATGAACCGCTGAGCGATGCGCAGAAGAGATGCATCCGGCGGCTGGAAGGGATGGGGTTCGGTGTCGAGATACATAAGCTTGTGCAGAAGACCAGAATGAATGAAGCGGTTTATGTTGGAGATGAGAAGGTCATTATCGAAAAACAATTACCACTTAGGACGTTTGCATGAGAACCTCACTTGGTGTAGCAACATTATTTTCATATATCAGACTACCATAAATTATTTAAGAAAGTATTAATTCCTAATGGATAGTAAAAAAAGAGTTCTGTGATAAAAAACTGCTATGGGGGTATTGAAATGAAAAAGTATCTAGTTTTTGCACTTGTGTTTTTGCTAAGCACTTTCGCTGTTTATGCCTTAAATTCAGCACAAAAATCAGATTCTGCACTGATACCTGGGACAGAGCATGTGACTGTACCAGCGCGATTCGACCTGTACCTGAATCAGGCAGCAATTCTTCATAACAATTGGATAAGCTTTGCCTATGTTGATGAGATTGCACAAGTAAAGGTTATCAGACTGAACCAGGGAGAATCAAAATCAGTGAAACCTGTCTTGATAGAAGTCAAGTACACTGATGGACCGACATTTAGCCCTGCGGACCCTATACACACCGAATATTTTTATATGGACATCGGCGACAGCGTGTATTTCAATGGAGTCGTACTGGACCTGACAGGGATAAGCAACACATGGAATGTTGAATTCTATGTGCACTATCCTGAATGGTAAACCCTATCTTTTCTCTTTTTTATTTTCTTTCTCTATTCCCGTGATACAAAATCTATTTAAGCCTCAGAGTCAAAGCTAAGGTCATGTGCGGCAGATTCATCTTGACAGTGGATATCGGAGAGATATTGAAGAGATTCAAGGTAGAGACAGATATCAGAACGAATCCCAGACATAATATTGCACCGACACAGAACATCCTCATAATCACTTCTCACGAGCCAAGCAAACTGAACATTGCCAGATGGGGGCTGATGCCATCATGGGCAAAGCACCCAATAATCAACACAAGAGAAGACAGCATCACAAAACCCCTGTACAAATCGCTCAATAGATGCCTGATCCCTGCAGACGGTTTCTTTGAATGGAAGAAGGTAGGAAGCAAGAAGATCCCCTATTTCATATCGCTCAAAGGGAAGAAGATCTTTGCTTTCGCAGGTCTATGCAATCAGGAAGCCTGTTCAATCATCAC
Above is a genomic segment from Candidatus Woesearchaeota archaeon containing:
- a CDS encoding DUF4267 domain-containing protein, giving the protein MTLLGRLTNRNPLDILGEGSEELQKIYKKFPALKELACSSFYFGLFRGLMELSVATKLYMNMPETGILSMLTGISFDVPGNYFGEVKGNEFLNENAIPINPSYRVSKLKEKHCGFLKSGGLESRIRLEEHLRKNHFKSDKEFESRYLQKYDSIAKALKTDPPEKRTNSIAGILFGRSQAPEKDATLNELLHEFSSSTLDPNAVDAGMKDLYGQISAIPPNIPTSSRLWTRGRYMDLVRALKSVIQHGYYEEMDVELSILKDAKDSIKGIREGKKPRKEDIEHIIRLSKEYLAFALTSQKYSHDESMELQTEGISTDEKTRAMKRLLKRASSGEIAGSDLDELSLYITARENAIRKAGVSERRIYCSASDAVRKFIEEPLNDHTRSINREEMKQIMDICFSEARRVTKYEIGSHALLFGMLGASIWNPLLFGGRAANIFGWGLPIAARSFVDSYCSTKGGRVLTNALTQIFFDAFKKEGINTGSVMNEYDSLVSQAYHRGYMFSMGSSLAVNYFATLANRMEALYIPIGAATIFFALAYSKWYSSIRNLESQIYSNARFIG
- a CDS encoding VRR-NUC domain-containing protein; protein product: MRAWLMDAYRRKNSIVLWLKTPENIQIEREFKTEIYLNIQEESTELLRKERMPYIVVQKKTYMREWKSVYSVPVYRLDQYERIVRWIEYKTRHRLPMYNADIAPEQHYLYENDLRPCSAVEISGSRITPLKTDETAVMKVMRVKVISSGDVRQSTEMQVKEIIADRNRYQGKEEVILHEFAEYFKREDPDVVVMQYGFSRLPYLVKRMEGHGIGCPFHRWDPKEIKYKGGKSFYSYGNVRYRDFAVRLNGRFLIDTSSMLASECSVDGIAELSYLSGVRFQQIASRSFGAVFQGSLVRHMIQQGILVPFKEKPVEKPMSMFQLLKSDRSAHTYDPKVGMHHDVAEIDFSSMFPWLIFNHNISAETILSDKGPFDKVPGIPVRVSLQHKGFVPLAIKPLLDRRMEYKKNPTRVNKERAVGLKWVLVTSYGYLRFREFKLGVASSHMAICAYAREVLLKAAKLAEDRGFEIVHGIIDSLYIKKKGVQADEVKEFCEELHQITGIPISFEGIFKWICFLPSVNDNYRPVPTRFYGIFDNGDVKARGIEVRQRSCPLIVKYFQQKVLENMAGCGNEEEIKQMIPAFYRMLRNTVDRLEELDADWLASSVCAATSDYKHEISQKKAVRELKKKGIRVMPGQKISYIYGKHGIVLPEDYDMNPDVMQYRRLLIRALYSVLQVFGITKEEIREGIMDEMQTRIMCIPMRKDFKNRRGLSEKELRRRLERHGWLVWRGDMLAAIRTRELYPNVERKYKMLTDLLERHHPGRLEELQYICAVHHGMPDFLCYRDCRFKFVECKLEYEPLSDAQKRCIRRLEGMGFGVEIHKLVQKTRMNEAVYVGDEKVIIEKQLPLRTFA
- a CDS encoding SOS response-associated peptidase gives rise to the protein MCGRFILTVDIGEILKRFKVETDIRTNPRHNIAPTQNILIITSHEPSKLNIARWGLMPSWAKHPIINTREDSITKPLYKSLNRCLIPADGFFEWKKVGSKKIPYFISLKGKKIFAFAGLCNQEACSIITTAANQLVKPIHDRMPAILEQKEERRWLKGMDKDLLRPYPSDEMQCIQISDLVNSPKNDNPEVIAAQNLLK